A single genomic interval of Stieleria maiorica harbors:
- the gyrA gene encoding DNA gyrase subunit A: MIDLPIEDELRESYLTYAMSVIVSRALPDVRDGLKPSQRRILVAMNDLNLGPGSKRVKCAKISGDTSGNYHPHGESVIYPTLVRMAQEWNMRSLLIDKQGNFGSIAGLPPAAMRYTEARLSAVAAAMLDDLKLDTVDFIPTYDEARTEPTVLPSKFPNLLINGSGGIAVGMATSIPPHNPTEICDAVIKLIDEPDTTIDELCEIVPGPDFPTGGIICGRAGIRRGYKTGRSTIVVRAKCRIEEMKGNRHRIIVSEIPYQQYRDRVVERIAGLVNNDRIKGISGIRDESDLKEPVRLVIELKRNEDPDVILNQLYQFSPLQDTISLIFLALVDGKPRELTLKEMLQEFIRHRITVIRRRTQFLLAKARRRKHTVEGLLLALANIDEIIQTIRTSRTQPEAKQRLMGIECPASMMQRALGDEGFRQFQLERGESDTYTLTSVQTDEILKMRLGQLVNLEQEKLTDEHKQLLEEIADYLDILGSQARVYGIIKEDLEEMKRRFGSPRRTQISHEELGNIDLEDLITEETMVVSITHEGYIKRTPSSVYNTQRRGGKGLKGAKTDGADPIEHLFVASTHAYLLFLTTSGKVLWQKVYDLPQLPRDARGRAIVNLLALEEGEKIASCLAIRDFNQEGAYVVMATRSGLVKKTPLEQYSRPKRGGIIAIKLREGDELVSANVIGPGDEVILVTASGMAIRFKESDARPMGRNTSGVKGISLVGDDTVVGMVVAEPEATLLTVCENGYGKRTPFGPNAIADEGGDDAEGENGNGSSSARYRTQRRGGKGLRDIKTSSRNGKVIAIARVDDNDEVFLMTGKGKIQRIAARDISVIGRNTQGVRIMNVEGGDTLVAAVRIPPEEEAEEGVGEIDTGAPPPESAAVVADAGEPSQPADDTSSSDAEADGDGGV, encoded by the coding sequence ATGATCGATCTGCCGATCGAGGACGAGCTGCGCGAAAGTTACCTGACGTACGCGATGAGCGTGATCGTCAGCCGCGCCCTGCCGGATGTGCGTGACGGGCTGAAACCCAGCCAGCGGCGGATCTTGGTCGCGATGAACGACCTGAACCTCGGCCCAGGCAGCAAGCGGGTCAAATGCGCCAAGATCTCCGGTGACACGTCGGGCAACTACCACCCCCACGGCGAGTCGGTGATTTATCCGACGCTGGTTCGCATGGCCCAGGAATGGAACATGCGTTCGCTGTTGATCGACAAACAGGGGAACTTCGGATCGATCGCCGGTCTGCCCCCGGCGGCGATGCGGTACACCGAAGCGCGTCTGTCGGCGGTCGCCGCGGCGATGCTTGATGACCTGAAACTGGACACCGTCGACTTCATCCCGACCTATGACGAGGCGCGCACCGAACCGACGGTGTTGCCCAGCAAGTTCCCCAACTTGCTGATCAACGGCTCCGGCGGGATCGCCGTCGGGATGGCCACCAGCATCCCGCCGCACAACCCGACCGAGATCTGTGACGCGGTCATCAAGCTGATCGACGAACCCGACACGACGATCGACGAGCTGTGCGAAATCGTCCCCGGCCCGGACTTCCCCACCGGCGGGATCATCTGCGGCCGCGCCGGCATCCGTCGCGGTTACAAAACCGGACGCAGCACGATCGTCGTTCGCGCCAAATGTCGCATCGAAGAAATGAAGGGCAACCGGCACCGGATCATCGTGTCGGAAATTCCCTACCAGCAATACCGTGACCGCGTGGTCGAACGGATCGCCGGGCTGGTCAACAACGACCGCATCAAAGGGATCTCCGGAATCCGCGACGAGTCGGACTTGAAGGAACCGGTGCGTTTGGTGATCGAGCTGAAACGCAACGAAGATCCCGACGTCATCCTGAACCAGCTGTACCAGTTCTCGCCGCTGCAAGACACGATCTCGTTGATCTTCTTGGCGCTCGTCGACGGCAAGCCGCGCGAGTTGACGCTCAAGGAGATGCTGCAGGAATTCATCCGGCACCGCATCACCGTGATCCGGCGGCGGACCCAGTTCCTGTTGGCCAAAGCGCGACGCCGCAAACACACCGTCGAAGGCTTGTTGCTGGCGTTGGCCAACATCGACGAAATCATTCAAACGATCCGCACCAGCCGCACGCAGCCGGAGGCCAAGCAACGTTTGATGGGCATCGAGTGCCCGGCATCGATGATGCAGCGGGCCCTGGGCGACGAAGGCTTCCGCCAGTTCCAACTCGAACGCGGCGAATCGGATACCTACACCCTGACCAGCGTCCAAACCGACGAAATCTTAAAGATGCGGTTGGGACAACTGGTCAACTTGGAACAGGAAAAGCTGACCGACGAGCACAAGCAGTTGCTCGAAGAGATCGCCGACTATCTGGACATCCTTGGCAGCCAGGCGCGGGTCTATGGCATCATCAAGGAAGACTTGGAGGAGATGAAGCGGCGATTCGGTTCGCCACGTCGCACCCAAATCAGTCACGAAGAACTCGGCAACATCGATCTGGAAGATCTGATCACCGAAGAAACGATGGTCGTGTCGATCACCCACGAAGGGTACATCAAACGCACGCCGTCGAGCGTTTACAACACCCAGCGGCGCGGCGGCAAGGGGCTCAAGGGCGCCAAGACCGACGGCGCAGACCCGATCGAGCATTTGTTCGTCGCCAGCACGCACGCCTACCTGCTGTTTCTGACGACGTCCGGAAAGGTTCTGTGGCAAAAGGTCTATGACCTGCCCCAGTTGCCCCGCGATGCCAGGGGCCGCGCGATCGTCAACCTGCTGGCGTTGGAAGAGGGCGAAAAGATCGCCTCGTGCCTGGCCATCCGCGATTTCAATCAAGAAGGCGCTTACGTCGTGATGGCCACCCGCAGCGGTCTGGTCAAGAAGACACCGTTGGAACAATACAGTCGCCCCAAACGAGGCGGGATCATCGCGATCAAGTTGCGCGAGGGCGACGAATTGGTGTCGGCCAACGTGATCGGCCCGGGTGACGAAGTGATCCTGGTCACCGCGTCGGGCATGGCGATCCGGTTCAAGGAATCCGATGCCCGGCCGATGGGACGCAACACCTCCGGCGTCAAAGGCATCTCGCTGGTCGGTGATGACACTGTGGTCGGAATGGTCGTTGCCGAGCCCGAGGCGACGCTGTTGACCGTTTGCGAGAACGGCTATGGCAAACGCACCCCGTTCGGCCCCAACGCGATCGCCGATGAAGGCGGTGACGATGCCGAGGGTGAAAACGGAAACGGATCGTCATCGGCCCGCTACCGGACGCAACGGCGCGGCGGAAAGGGACTTCGTGACATCAAGACCAGCAGCCGCAACGGCAAGGTCATCGCGATCGCACGCGTGGACGACAACGACGAAGTCTTTCTGATGACCGGCAAAGGCAAGATCCAGCGGATCGCCGCACGGGACATCAGCGTGATCGGCCGCAACACGCAAGGCGTGCGGATCATGAACGTCGAAGGCGGCGACACACTGGTTGCCGCCGTCCGCATTCCGCCCGAGGAAGAGGCGGAAGAGGGTGTCGGTGAAATCGACACCGGTGCACCGCCACCGGAATCCGCCGCGGTCGTGGCCGATGCCGGCGAACCGAGTCAGCCCGCCGACGACACCTCGAGTTCGGACGCGGAAGCCGACGGGGATGGCGGCGTCTGA
- the truB gene encoding tRNA pseudouridine(55) synthase TruB: protein MSWWFGRICYASGLFLDIPPVTQGNMFGFLNCNKPVGFSSRDLVNVVQGRLRGRKVKVGHCGTLDPLASGVLVIGVGPAAKLVPFVHETSKTYRATFRLGAESPTGDLEHEPTVYPDHPIPTPGALSSACDALTGTIEQIPPAYSAIKVNGKRAYKMAREGMDVAMPTRTVQVDAIEILAYDYPDLQLMITCGTGTYIRTLGMDVAKAVGTVAVMTSLVRTRVGEFSISDAASVPQLRDQELTSLLLPAAKGVSHLPRLTVSPDDCQRLSNGLCLDDRQPETTGAVVSDPAHVAAITPAGHLKAILVQKRSRWCPKRVFPD, encoded by the coding sequence GGGCGGATATGTTACGCCAGCGGTCTGTTTTTGGACATTCCACCCGTCACCCAAGGAAACATGTTCGGGTTCCTCAACTGCAACAAGCCGGTCGGTTTTTCGTCGCGTGACCTGGTCAACGTCGTCCAGGGGCGATTGCGAGGCCGCAAGGTCAAGGTGGGCCACTGCGGGACGCTCGACCCGTTGGCCAGCGGCGTGCTCGTGATCGGCGTGGGACCGGCCGCCAAACTGGTCCCCTTCGTCCATGAAACGTCCAAGACCTATCGCGCAACGTTTCGCTTGGGAGCGGAAAGTCCGACCGGCGATCTGGAACACGAACCGACCGTCTACCCCGATCACCCGATCCCCACTCCCGGCGCACTCTCGTCGGCGTGTGACGCCCTGACCGGGACGATCGAGCAGATCCCGCCGGCCTATTCCGCGATCAAGGTCAACGGCAAACGAGCCTACAAGATGGCGCGCGAGGGAATGGACGTGGCGATGCCGACGCGGACAGTCCAAGTCGACGCGATCGAAATCCTTGCCTACGACTACCCCGATCTGCAGTTGATGATCACCTGCGGCACCGGCACCTACATTCGCACGCTGGGTATGGACGTGGCCAAAGCGGTCGGCACGGTCGCGGTGATGACGTCGCTGGTCCGAACGCGGGTCGGCGAGTTTTCGATTTCGGATGCAGCTTCGGTGCCGCAGCTCCGCGACCAGGAGCTGACGTCATTGTTGCTGCCTGCGGCCAAGGGCGTATCGCATCTGCCTCGGCTGACCGTCAGCCCCGATGACTGCCAGCGTCTATCCAACGGGTTGTGTCTCGACGATCGACAACCCGAAACGACCGGCGCGGTGGTTTCGGACCCAGCGCATGTTGCCGCCATCACGCCCGCCGGCCACCTGAAAGCGATTTTGGTCCAGAAGCGATCGAGATGGTGCCCGAAACGGGTCTTTCCCGACTAG